A single Gammaproteobacteria bacterium DNA region contains:
- a CDS encoding 3-deoxy-D-manno-octulosonic acid kinase → MHVAEIIEHQRHIVYDAAIKDPMMVLQLPAATEESAQRAAAGRGQTWIVSHVTGAVVLRHYRRGGVIARIVSDRYLWLGWQHTRPYREWQLLKILYDAGLPVPQPVAAQAYREGLSYTADLATRYLENSQPLSHFLLQQSTDWQVLGQMLRRFHRAGVWHADLNAHNILCTAQGPYLIDFDRGRLLAAEKDQITGWMQANLARLLRSLRKLKRQTPGFYFEETRDWPQLLAAYHAAER, encoded by the coding sequence ATGCATGTGGCCGAGATTATCGAGCATCAGCGACATATCGTCTATGACGCAGCAATAAAAGATCCGATGATGGTTTTGCAATTGCCTGCAGCCACTGAAGAAAGCGCGCAACGGGCAGCAGCGGGTCGTGGTCAAACGTGGATTGTGTCGCATGTGACGGGCGCCGTCGTCTTGCGTCATTATCGACGGGGCGGGGTTATCGCGCGCATAGTGAGTGATCGTTATTTATGGTTAGGTTGGCAACATACTCGGCCGTATCGTGAATGGCAGTTACTTAAAATTTTATATGACGCAGGCTTACCGGTTCCGCAACCTGTGGCTGCGCAGGCGTATCGCGAAGGTCTTAGTTATACCGCCGATTTGGCGACTCGTTATCTGGAAAATAGTCAGCCGCTATCTCATTTTTTGTTGCAGCAATCCACAGATTGGCAAGTGCTAGGGCAAATGCTGCGGCGTTTTCATCGTGCCGGTGTATGGCATGCCGATCTTAATGCGCATAATATTTTATGCACGGCGCAGGGGCCTTATTTAATTGATTTTGATCGAGGGCGATTATTAGCAGCGGAAAAAGACCAGATTACAGGCTGGATGCAGGCTAATTTAGCGCGTTTATTGCGCTCCTTGCGTAAATTAAAACGACAAACCCCGGGATTCTATTTCGAAGAAACACGTGACTGGCCTCAATTGCTCGCGGCCTATCATGCGGCCGAGCGTTGA
- the rfaD gene encoding ADP-glyceromanno-heptose 6-epimerase, with translation MIIVTGGAGFIGSNLVKALNEQGRTDVIVVDDLQDGTKFFNLADCEIADYLDSADFLNRLQVGEFDGEPIDAIFHQGACSSTTEWNGRYMMENNYAYSKELLHFCMAKDVPFIYASSAAVYGGSAVFKEERQFEKPLNVYGYSKFLFDQYVRARLVEAPAQIVGLRYFNVYGPREQHKGSMASVAYHFDKQLHDTGAMRLFEGSDGYDDGEQRRDFIYVADVIKVNLWFMQNPQVSGVFNCGTGHSQTFNDVAHAVRAYHGNGEIQYMPFPEHLKGRYQSFTEADMSLLYEAGYQDQFMTVEEAVPLYMDFLNPQP, from the coding sequence ATGATTATTGTAACGGGCGGCGCAGGTTTTATTGGCAGCAATTTAGTAAAAGCGCTAAATGAACAAGGTCGTACGGATGTTATTGTGGTTGATGATTTGCAAGACGGGACTAAGTTTTTTAATTTAGCCGATTGTGAAATTGCGGATTATCTTGATAGCGCAGATTTTTTAAATCGCCTGCAAGTGGGTGAGTTTGACGGCGAACCCATTGACGCGATTTTTCATCAAGGGGCGTGTTCTTCGACCACGGAATGGAATGGTCGTTACATGATGGAAAACAATTATGCGTATTCAAAAGAGTTATTACATTTTTGTATGGCGAAAGACGTGCCTTTTATTTATGCCTCGTCAGCTGCAGTATATGGTGGCAGCGCAGTTTTTAAAGAAGAGCGTCAGTTTGAAAAACCATTAAATGTGTACGGCTACTCAAAATTTTTATTTGATCAATATGTGCGCGCGCGTTTAGTCGAAGCTCCTGCACAAATTGTAGGTTTGCGTTATTTCAATGTGTATGGCCCGCGTGAACAACATAAAGGTTCGATGGCCAGTGTCGCTTATCATTTTGACAAACAGTTGCATGATACGGGTGCGATGCGTTTGTTTGAAGGCTCCGATGGTTATGACGATGGCGAACAACGACGTGATTTTATTTATGTAGCTGACGTTATTAAAGTAAATTTATGGTTTATGCAAAATCCGCAAGTGTCTGGCGTATTTAATTGCGGCACTGGTCATAGCCAAACTTTTAATGATGTTGCGCATGCGGTACGTGCTTATCATGGTAATGGCGAAATTCAATACATGCCTTTTCCGGAACATTTAAAAGGTCGGTATCAAAGTTTTACTGAAGCAGATATGAGCTTGTTGTACGAAGCAGGTTATCAGGATCAGTTTATGACGGTAGAAGAAGCGGTACCTTTATATATGGATTTTTTGAATCCACAACCTTAG
- the hldE gene encoding bifunctional D-glycero-beta-D-manno-heptose-7-phosphate kinase/D-glycero-beta-D-manno-heptose 1-phosphate adenylyltransferase HldE, producing MKIHIPDFSQTRVLVIGDVMLDRYWYGPTSRISPEAPVPIVKVDRIEDRPGGAANVALNIASLLGQTTVLGWVGADESAQILRTQLEQRAVQCQLLTTAQHATITKLRIVSRQQQLIRMDFEDGFANAEYANLVHAYDEALSQCDAVILSDYGKGTLLDVADLIARARAAGKAVLIDPKGTDFSRYKNASVITPNQSEFEAVVGVCVDEATLIQKAEQLRQSLNLDALLITRSEKGMALFRKNQQPLLLPTHAREVFDVTGAGDTVIAVLAAGIAAKMEWADATALSNLAAGVVVAKLGTATANLRELQLAMLAHEPLQRGVVQEDALLALLARARASGERIVMTNGCFDILHAGHVAYLAQARALGDRLIVAVNSDESVKRLKGPQRPVNAVAQRMIVLSALESVDWVVPFSEDTPARIIEKLQPDVLVKGGDYKVEQIAGAESVHARGGDVIVLGFIDGCSTSGIIESIQKSM from the coding sequence ATGAAAATTCATATTCCTGATTTTAGTCAAACGCGCGTTTTAGTGATCGGCGACGTGATGTTAGATCGTTATTGGTACGGTCCTACATCACGAATTTCCCCCGAGGCGCCAGTGCCTATTGTTAAAGTTGATCGCATTGAAGATCGTCCCGGCGGTGCTGCAAACGTCGCGTTAAATATTGCTTCTTTATTAGGCCAAACCACGGTGCTCGGTTGGGTCGGCGCTGATGAATCCGCGCAGATTTTACGGACACAATTAGAACAACGTGCGGTGCAGTGTCAGTTATTAACTACGGCGCAGCATGCAACCATTACCAAATTACGCATTGTTAGTCGCCAACAACAATTAATTCGCATGGATTTTGAAGATGGTTTTGCTAATGCAGAGTATGCCAACTTAGTACACGCATATGATGAAGCCTTGAGTCAATGTGATGCGGTGATTTTGTCGGATTATGGCAAAGGTACCTTGCTTGATGTGGCGGATTTAATCGCGCGCGCGCGTGCTGCAGGCAAAGCCGTGTTAATTGATCCTAAAGGTACAGATTTTTCGCGTTATAAAAATGCCAGCGTGATCACGCCGAATCAATCTGAATTTGAAGCGGTTGTCGGTGTGTGTGTGGATGAAGCGACACTCATTCAAAAAGCCGAACAATTGCGTCAGTCTTTAAACTTAGACGCTTTATTAATTACGCGCAGTGAAAAAGGCATGGCTTTATTTCGTAAAAATCAACAGCCTTTATTATTACCTACGCATGCGCGCGAAGTGTTTGATGTGACCGGCGCCGGTGATACCGTGATTGCAGTATTGGCTGCAGGGATAGCGGCGAAAATGGAATGGGCTGATGCCACCGCTTTATCCAATTTAGCTGCAGGCGTAGTCGTGGCTAAATTAGGTACTGCAACGGCGAACTTACGCGAATTACAATTAGCGATGTTAGCGCATGAACCATTGCAACGCGGCGTCGTGCAAGAAGATGCGTTGTTAGCGTTGTTAGCGCGCGCGCGCGCCAGCGGTGAACGCATTGTTATGACAAATGGTTGTTTTGATATTTTGCATGCAGGGCATGTGGCTTATTTAGCGCAAGCTCGTGCGTTGGGTGATCGTTTGATTGTCGCCGTTAATAGTGATGAATCAGTAAAGCGTCTGAAAGGCCCGCAACGTCCAGTGAATGCAGTGGCGCAGCGTATGATTGTATTAAGTGCTTTAGAAAGCGTCGATTGGGTAGTACCCTTTTCTGAAGACACACCTGCACGCATCATTGAAAAATTGCAGCCGGATGTTTTGGTGAAAGGCGGCGATTATAAAGTTGAACAAATCGCTGGCGCAGAAAGTGTGCATGCAAGAGGTGGCGACGTTATTGTATTAGGTTTTATTGACGGCTGTTCGACCAGCGGGATTATTGAATCCATTCAGAAGAGCATGTGA
- a CDS encoding glycosyltransferase translates to MTLRVLAVTSHSDLPETHTFIGLHQAGIAIEVISHPEAPHISKLYKAGVPVTELNIKGRYDRHAIKLIRDHLLTQQPHILHVFNNNATSNGLLAAKGINVRIIAYRGIVGNVSFFSPASWTTYLHPRIHKVICVAEAIRHYFLNMSFLGYHLPADKFVTLYKGHDLAWYQIPIADLGEFNLPEDAFVVGSVANMRPRKGIPVLIDSLRYIPRSANVHLLLVGKMEDPSLQKHIKASGQADRIHLAGFRRDAPQMMGACHASVLPALKREGLPKAVIEAMAYATPCIVTDSGGSPELIEHNVSGLVVQSGNARAIAAAIQQLAANRTLAKKMGLAGQQRIAEHFHINTTISKTLVLYQTLVASDSVLK, encoded by the coding sequence ATGACACTTCGCGTACTAGCTGTGACTTCACACAGCGATTTACCCGAAACCCATACCTTCATTGGCTTACATCAAGCGGGGATTGCCATTGAAGTAATATCACATCCTGAGGCTCCACATATCAGCAAGCTCTATAAAGCAGGCGTCCCCGTCACGGAACTTAATATCAAGGGTCGTTATGATCGACACGCTATTAAGCTGATTCGCGACCACCTGTTGACGCAACAACCGCATATTTTGCACGTTTTTAATAACAATGCTACATCCAATGGATTGCTTGCTGCGAAAGGTATTAATGTGCGCATCATTGCGTATCGCGGCATTGTCGGCAACGTGAGTTTTTTCAGTCCCGCTTCATGGACGACCTATCTACACCCACGCATTCATAAAGTCATCTGCGTCGCAGAAGCTATTCGTCACTATTTTCTTAACATGTCTTTTCTCGGTTATCACTTACCAGCAGACAAATTCGTTACCTTATATAAGGGTCACGATCTTGCGTGGTACCAAATACCCATTGCTGACTTAGGTGAGTTTAATTTACCCGAGGACGCATTTGTCGTGGGTTCCGTGGCCAATATGCGGCCACGCAAAGGTATTCCGGTGTTGATTGATAGCTTGCGTTATATTCCGCGCAGCGCGAATGTGCATTTATTATTAGTTGGCAAAATGGAAGATCCGAGCTTACAAAAACATATTAAAGCGAGCGGTCAGGCGGATCGAATTCATCTTGCGGGTTTTCGTCGTGATGCGCCGCAAATGATGGGCGCATGTCATGCGTCAGTATTGCCCGCTTTAAAACGTGAAGGTTTACCAAAAGCGGTCATTGAAGCCATGGCTTATGCAACACCCTGCATCGTTACCGATTCGGGTGGTAGCCCAGAATTAATCGAACATAATGTCAGTGGTCTAGTAGTACAGTCCGGTAATGCACGCGCTATCGCAGCAGCGATTCAACAATTAGCCGCAAATCGAACCCTTGCTAAAAAAATGGGTCTTGCAGGACAACAACGGATAGCCGAACATTTTCATATCAATACTACTATTAGCAAGACGCTTGTGTTGTATCAGACTTTAGTCGCATCTGATTCGGTGCTTAAGTAA
- a CDS encoding glycosyltransferase, with product MRIAHINLARGFRGGERQTALLIQALAAMNVMQALVARQDSPLWNELKDVANLQRIKIKQPYFLRLTRLRAWRPDLLHAHEAKAAQWAFLYKIIYNIPYIITRRVLNQPKNNMFTKAVYRSSIAMSAVSSVVARILEEYMPAKTVRHIPDMVSDIPLNLELQVQLQKKYAGHYIIGHVGALSSEKGQRIIIEAAKKAAETKPTLHFVLVGEGADRIYLENKIQEYHLTNVELVGFTREVSTWISVFDVFIFPSLQEGFGSTLLDVMKLNKPIIAARTGGIPDLIRHEKNGLLITAGSALELVNAIDRLSQDKQFAQCLAKEGTQSLGSYLPVTVAECYHALYRQCLQ from the coding sequence ATGCGGATTGCGCATATTAATCTAGCGCGCGGTTTTCGGGGTGGCGAACGTCAAACGGCATTATTAATTCAAGCCTTGGCCGCGATGAATGTCATGCAAGCCCTGGTTGCGCGTCAAGATTCGCCTTTGTGGAATGAATTGAAAGACGTAGCTAATTTGCAACGAATTAAAATCAAGCAACCTTATTTCTTGCGATTAACCAGATTGCGCGCTTGGCGACCTGATTTATTGCACGCACATGAAGCGAAAGCGGCGCAGTGGGCATTTTTATATAAAATTATTTATAACATTCCTTATATTATTACGCGCCGAGTATTGAACCAACCTAAAAATAATATGTTTACCAAAGCCGTGTATCGGAGCTCAATTGCAATGAGCGCGGTCTCTTCGGTAGTTGCACGGATTTTAGAAGAATATATGCCGGCAAAAACCGTGCGCCATATTCCGGATATGGTTTCTGACATTCCGCTGAACCTTGAATTACAAGTGCAGTTACAAAAAAAATATGCTGGTCACTATATTATAGGACATGTCGGCGCTTTAAGTTCGGAAAAAGGCCAGCGTATTATTATTGAAGCTGCAAAAAAAGCCGCTGAAACAAAACCAACATTACATTTTGTCTTGGTAGGCGAAGGCGCCGATCGAATTTATTTAGAAAATAAAATTCAAGAATATCATTTAACTAACGTAGAATTAGTGGGCTTTACGCGAGAAGTGAGTACGTGGATCTCGGTGTTTGACGTCTTTATATTTCCGTCTTTGCAGGAAGGTTTCGGATCCACTTTATTAGATGTGATGAAACTCAACAAACCCATTATTGCGGCTCGCACCGGCGGAATACCGGATTTAATCCGCCATGAAAAAAATGGCTTATTAATTACCGCTGGCAGCGCTCTTGAACTAGTGAACGCTATCGACAGATTATCGCAGGATAAACAGTTCGCTCAGTGTTTGGCGAAAGAAGGCACGCAAAGTTTAGGTTCTTATCTACCCGTGACAGTAGCTGAGTGCTACCATGCTTTATATCGTCAATGTTTGCAGTAA
- a CDS encoding glycosyltransferase family 2 protein → MIEHITAVIITKNAQTTLAACLESLRPFAEVVIFDNGSNDDTLIIARSYPNVKVYQGIFQGFGPTKNHAVSLANNSWVFCIDADERITPALADELTQWPLDTPDNHVAKILRENWFMGKPVRVGGWGNDRLIRLFHRVRYGFDDAPVHEKVWLNSPAVVRTFEGVLQHAAVDELGQFLIKINRYSEIRRQTSKRSYRPFIIVLRSLAAFLKSYVLKLGFLAGWRGLVIAVADANGVFFKYMKIYVYQQQPSSEKRR, encoded by the coding sequence ATGATTGAGCACATCACTGCCGTGATTATTACAAAAAATGCGCAAACAACGCTAGCGGCTTGTTTGGAATCTTTGCGACCCTTCGCTGAAGTGGTAATTTTTGACAACGGTTCTAACGATGATACTTTAATTATTGCGCGCAGTTATCCTAACGTTAAAGTTTATCAAGGTATCTTTCAAGGTTTTGGTCCGACTAAAAATCATGCAGTGAGTTTAGCGAATAATAGTTGGGTATTTTGTATTGATGCCGATGAACGTATTACACCTGCTTTAGCCGATGAGCTTACGCAATGGCCGCTAGATACGCCGGATAATCATGTTGCAAAAATTTTGCGTGAAAATTGGTTTATGGGTAAGCCCGTGCGGGTAGGTGGTTGGGGAAATGACCGTTTAATTCGTTTATTTCATCGCGTGCGTTATGGGTTTGATGATGCGCCCGTGCATGAAAAAGTATGGCTCAATTCACCTGCGGTAGTGCGCACATTTGAAGGTGTCTTGCAGCATGCTGCGGTTGATGAGTTGGGTCAGTTTTTAATTAAAATTAATCGTTATTCGGAAATTCGGCGCCAAACCAGCAAGCGAAGTTATCGTCCATTTATTATTGTATTGCGCAGCCTCGCTGCATTTTTAAAAAGCTATGTTTTAAAATTAGGTTTTTTAGCCGGCTGGCGAGGTTTAGTGATTGCAGTTGCTGATGCTAACGGCGTATTTTTTAAATATATGAAAATATATGTTTATCAACAACAACCGTCGTCAGAGAAACGTCGTTAA
- a CDS encoding glycosyltransferase family 9 protein yields MPHPASAPASICILRLSAIGDITHMLPLLRTLQHQWPHCQITWVIGALEHQLIGDIADVEFIVVHKKRTLREYFRLRQLLRQRHFDVLLHMQASWRANIFSLAINAASRIGFDKTRARNSQWLFSNQKISPQAQNHVLDSFLQFAETLGIVNPQLIWDLPIPTDASTAMRARVQTPYLVINACSSARLRNFRNWSTSGYAAVIDYAYTRYDLRTVLSGGNNAVEKNLADEIYAACTHKPINLVGQTNLKQLAALLQSARVVIAPDTGPLHIANAVGTDVIGLYASSNPARTGPYGQLEYVVNAYPAALEKFNQQTIATAPWGQRVRDPDVMNMIKPEEVIKMLDKILQKK; encoded by the coding sequence ATGCCGCATCCAGCATCTGCACCGGCTTCCATTTGTATTTTGCGATTATCCGCTATTGGCGATATTACGCATATGCTGCCATTGCTTCGCACCCTACAACATCAGTGGCCGCATTGCCAAATCACGTGGGTGATTGGGGCTTTAGAACATCAGCTGATCGGCGATATTGCCGATGTAGAATTTATCGTCGTACACAAAAAACGCACCTTACGTGAATATTTTCGATTGCGTCAGTTATTGCGACAACGTCATTTCGATGTGCTCTTGCACATGCAAGCTTCATGGCGCGCAAATATTTTTAGCTTAGCAATCAATGCAGCAAGCCGAATTGGTTTTGATAAAACACGCGCACGTAACAGCCAATGGTTATTTAGTAATCAAAAAATTTCGCCTCAAGCACAGAATCATGTATTAGATAGTTTTTTACAATTTGCCGAAACATTGGGCATTGTTAATCCACAATTAATATGGGATCTACCCATTCCAACGGATGCCAGCACTGCCATGCGTGCGCGCGTGCAAACACCGTATTTAGTTATTAATGCGTGTAGCAGTGCCCGGTTGCGCAATTTTCGTAATTGGTCAACCAGTGGTTATGCCGCTGTCATTGATTATGCTTACACTCGTTATGATTTACGTACGGTTTTAAGCGGTGGTAATAATGCTGTTGAAAAAAATCTGGCAGATGAAATTTATGCGGCGTGTACACACAAACCCATTAATCTCGTAGGACAAACCAATCTAAAACAATTAGCCGCATTATTACAATCAGCACGCGTGGTTATCGCGCCGGACACGGGGCCTTTACATATTGCTAACGCAGTTGGCACCGACGTAATAGGTTTATACGCCAGCTCTAATCCCGCGCGCACGGGGCCGTATGGCCAACTTGAATACGTAGTGAATGCCTATCCCGCTGCTTTAGAAAAATTTAATCAACAAACCATCGCAACTGCACCATGGGGACAACGTGTGCGTGACCCTGACGTCATGAATATGATTAAGCCTGAAGAAGTAATAAAAATGCTGGACAAGATTTTACAAAAAAAATAA
- a CDS encoding D-sedoheptulose 7-phosphate isomerase, with translation MPGRDYIIDNISEAVSVKQAMLLEVGLLNTIHDVAERCLQAIKAGNKIMFAGNGGSAADAQHLAAELVGRYRYDRPGLPSLALTTDTSILTAVGNDYGYEQIFSRQVQANGKAGDVFIGITTSGNSKNVLLAIEQAKKMDIVTVGFAGNQGAIQSACDYCIAIPSDQTPRIQECHIMVGQILCGYIEASLYPRS, from the coding sequence ATGCCAGGGCGTGATTATATTATTGATAATATTAGTGAAGCGGTCAGTGTTAAGCAGGCCATGTTGCTCGAAGTTGGTTTATTAAACACCATTCATGACGTTGCCGAACGTTGTCTGCAAGCCATTAAAGCCGGCAATAAAATAATGTTTGCGGGCAATGGTGGCAGCGCCGCGGATGCACAACATTTAGCAGCAGAATTGGTTGGGCGTTATCGTTATGACCGCCCCGGCTTACCTTCATTAGCGTTGACTACCGATACTTCTATTTTGACGGCGGTGGGTAATGACTATGGTTATGAACAAATTTTTTCGCGTCAAGTACAAGCCAATGGTAAAGCCGGTGATGTATTTATCGGTATTACGACGTCGGGCAATTCTAAAAATGTATTGTTAGCGATCGAACAAGCCAAAAAAATGGATATCGTGACAGTTGGTTTTGCCGGTAATCAAGGCGCGATTCAAAGTGCTTGTGATTATTGTATTGCGATTCCTTCAGATCAAACTCCCCGCATTCAAGAATGCCACATCATGGTTGGAC
- the waaF gene encoding lipopolysaccharide heptosyltransferase II, with protein MSNIIKRYLVIGPAWVGDMVMAQALFISLKQQNPDCIIDVVAPAWSVALLARMPEVRNSWTLAAAHGELALMKRWRLGKQLRAEQYTHAITLPRSFKAALVPWFARVPQRIGFNSELRWGLLNDRRVLDRQHLNQTVKRFVALGLSRTDAATAFMIPQPRLRIDLDNQQLLLQRLNLNSKKPIVAMMPGAEYGPAKQWPLEYFAELAQQLAVQGYQTWILGSTKDKPAGQMIVDLANITSVRNLCGETRLEDVIDLLASAQVVVSNDSGLMHIAAAVNVPVVAIYGSSSPTFTPPLSHHAEIMYQGLSCSPCFERHCPLGHYNCLREISAADVAQRIQKIRAQINTK; from the coding sequence ATGAGTAATATCATTAAACGTTATCTTGTCATTGGCCCTGCATGGGTGGGTGATATGGTAATGGCGCAAGCGTTATTTATAAGTTTAAAACAACAAAATCCTGATTGTATTATTGATGTGGTAGCGCCTGCTTGGTCAGTTGCGTTATTGGCGCGCATGCCAGAAGTGCGAAACAGTTGGACGTTAGCAGCGGCTCATGGTGAGTTGGCTTTAATGAAACGTTGGCGGTTAGGCAAACAATTGCGCGCGGAGCAGTACACGCATGCGATTACATTGCCGCGTTCATTTAAAGCGGCATTGGTACCTTGGTTTGCGCGTGTGCCGCAACGCATTGGTTTTAATAGTGAGTTACGCTGGGGTTTATTAAATGATAGGCGCGTGTTAGATCGTCAACATTTAAACCAAACTGTTAAACGTTTTGTCGCCTTAGGATTATCGCGAACGGACGCCGCCACAGCTTTTATGATTCCACAACCGCGGCTACGTATTGATCTTGATAATCAGCAGCTTTTATTGCAACGATTAAATTTAAATAGCAAAAAACCGATTGTTGCAATGATGCCCGGTGCAGAATATGGTCCAGCTAAACAATGGCCACTTGAATATTTTGCAGAACTCGCGCAGCAATTAGCGGTGCAAGGTTATCAAACGTGGATTTTAGGTTCGACAAAAGATAAACCTGCAGGTCAGATGATTGTCGATCTGGCAAATATTACTAGCGTGCGGAATTTATGCGGCGAAACGCGCTTAGAAGATGTAATTGATTTATTAGCGAGTGCGCAAGTTGTAGTCAGTAATGATTCAGGCTTAATGCATATTGCGGCTGCGGTGAATGTGCCGGTAGTAGCCATTTATGGTTCGTCGAGTCCGACATTTACGCCGCCTTTGAGTCATCACGCAGAAATAATGTACCAAGGTTTAAGTTGCAGCCCGTGTTTTGAACGTCACTGTCCATTAGGTCATTATAATTGTCTACGAGAAATTTCAGCCGCCGACGTCGCGCAGCGCATCCAAAAAATCCGCGCCCAAATAAATACCAAATAA
- a CDS encoding O-antigen ligase family protein gives MNNVMNAQDINLNAMQRLVASEKFRMCALVLLAFFPFGVVLVKSAASTCLLLGSIMGFLCWLASYPQSSPRLSKQQRWIAFALLAFVSVAILAFILGEPAQQGRRELSRFLRFLAFVPLAILWWQIKPSRAWLWWPIVLAPFVLTEVAIYQVFFKYQQELTTILQTTSYQNYLQFLGQIRAQGATHAILFGDLSLMIGVMALGAWPYFSQYKQHTHRGVRLLRWLPLVSVLMGVSASFLSGSRGAWLAIPVLLGLGIWMSWNWFARWQRNAIIAMLSIGLLLVVTLPSLSVVKRVELAIHEVETYQPGTTATSVGMRIEMWRFAWSLFKESPLHGVGVGVYAERAAVAADQGLINKRIGHFSHPHNEYLFVMASRGLLGLIVLLAVFVVPAFIFWRYRQKSWEHQGVAFAGLVVVLGYMIFGLTEAIFARTIPIGTYTFYLALISYYLSTESDATKV, from the coding sequence ATGAATAACGTGATGAATGCACAAGATATAAACCTAAATGCTATGCAGCGATTGGTAGCCAGCGAAAAGTTTCGTATGTGTGCTTTGGTATTGTTGGCATTTTTTCCTTTCGGCGTGGTGTTAGTAAAGTCAGCTGCTAGTACGTGTTTATTGCTGGGTTCAATAATGGGTTTTTTGTGCTGGCTTGCTTCATATCCACAGTCCTCACCGCGTTTATCTAAACAACAACGTTGGATCGCGTTCGCCTTATTGGCTTTTGTAAGTGTGGCTATTTTGGCTTTTATTTTAGGCGAGCCCGCGCAACAAGGCAGACGTGAATTAAGTCGTTTCTTGCGTTTTTTAGCTTTTGTACCGTTGGCGATTTTATGGTGGCAGATTAAGCCAAGTCGTGCGTGGTTGTGGTGGCCGATTGTGTTGGCGCCGTTTGTTTTGACCGAGGTTGCAATCTATCAAGTGTTTTTTAAATATCAACAAGAGCTCACGACGATATTGCAAACCACTAGTTATCAAAACTATTTACAATTCCTCGGACAAATTCGCGCGCAAGGCGCGACGCATGCGATTTTATTTGGTGATTTATCGCTAATGATAGGCGTAATGGCATTAGGCGCGTGGCCTTATTTTTCTCAGTACAAACAACATACGCATCGTGGCGTGCGATTGTTACGTTGGTTACCTTTAGTGAGTGTGTTAATGGGTGTGTCCGCCAGTTTTTTATCTGGTTCACGTGGTGCGTGGTTAGCCATTCCCGTGTTATTAGGTTTAGGTATCTGGATGTCTTGGAATTGGTTTGCACGTTGGCAACGTAATGCGATCATCGCTATGTTGAGCATTGGTTTGTTGCTGGTGGTAACGCTGCCATCGCTATCCGTAGTAAAACGGGTGGAACTTGCCATTCATGAAGTTGAAACTTATCAACCCGGTACAACTGCCACCTCTGTGGGTATGCGAATTGAAATGTGGCGGTTTGCATGGTCACTCTTTAAAGAATCACCTCTTCATGGTGTCGGCGTTGGTGTGTATGCGGAGCGGGCGGCGGTTGCTGCGGATCAAGGTTTGATTAACAAACGTATTGGTCATTTTAGTCACCCGCATAATGAATATTTATTTGTGATGGCGAGTCGAGGCTTGCTGGGTTTAATCGTTTTATTGGCGGTGTTTGTAGTGCCCGCTTTTATATTTTGGCGTTATCGACAAAAATCGTGGGAGCATCAAGGCGTAGCGTTCGCCGGTTTGGTGGTGGTTTTGGGATATATGATATTTGGTTTAACGGAGGCCATTTTTGCGCGGACTATTCCTATCGGCACCTATACATTTTATTTAGCGTTAATCAGCTATTACTTAAGCACCGAATCAGATGCGACTAAAGTCTGA